From Thermus sediminis, a single genomic window includes:
- a CDS encoding Eco57I restriction-modification methylase domain-containing protein, which yields MTNGRVLRLLRKTPFVRRQAYLEVDLEALMEEDRFGDFALVFRLLHRSRLPKEAATAHEAPVERYHQMAVEQGERARERLRDAVEACLQELGTGFLRGPSGEELKGDPKALYEDLLRLTYRLLFLLVAEARGVLGGNGLYQKGFSLHRLLRLSERREAYTEDPDLWLGLKTLFELLRNPKLTVGGGPAARALGLEVLNGGLFGTPLRLEKHPFAVENRYLLSALRRLAFVDDPEEKALKRVNYAALDVEELGSVYESLLDNAPQVVWKGEGWALEFSRGMERKKTGSYYTPDGLVALVLGEALDPVVEARLKEAGEDPEAQEEALLSLKVLDPASGSGHFLLGAARRLGRRLAQIRTGEEEPSSEAYRQAVRDVVRNCLYAVDLNPLAVELCRVALWMEAHVPGKPLAFLDHRVKVGNSLVGVFHPGVLAGGIPKAAYEPKAGDERERAKGARKANEMALKGMQDLYQADFSLRKEEEDWAKVLEEFARLPEDSAEQVGAKARLYERLREGETLRRLHLASDLWTAAFFQPLKGEGPFITTEHAWTVLRGGEVGPEVEALARELSRRHRFFHWWLEFPEVMERGGFDVVLGNPPWGRLLDEASAAFVRASGRFERTAGRRPNTYQLFLELAWGLRRPRGRVGLLVPTGVVADASSQRLFAHLLQRGAIRLVADFENRLGYFPQVDSRFRFALIVLGKGGGRGDGKGGKEGEGEGEKRVRGRSSSWPPS from the coding sequence GTGACCAACGGAAGGGTCCTCCGCCTCCTCCGCAAGACCCCCTTTGTCCGGCGCCAGGCCTACCTGGAGGTGGATCTGGAGGCCCTCATGGAGGAGGACCGCTTCGGGGACTTCGCCCTGGTCTTTCGCCTCCTCCACCGCTCCCGCCTGCCCAAGGAGGCGGCCACGGCCCACGAGGCCCCCGTGGAGCGCTACCACCAGATGGCCGTGGAGCAGGGGGAGAGGGCCAGGGAGCGCCTTCGGGATGCGGTGGAGGCGTGCCTCCAGGAGCTGGGCACGGGCTTCCTCCGGGGGCCCTCGGGGGAGGAGCTCAAGGGGGACCCCAAGGCCCTCTACGAGGACCTCCTCCGCCTCACCTACCGCCTCCTCTTCCTCCTGGTGGCCGAGGCCCGGGGGGTCCTGGGGGGGAACGGGCTCTACCAAAAGGGCTTCTCCCTCCACCGCCTCCTCCGCCTCTCGGAGAGGCGGGAGGCCTACACCGAGGACCCCGACCTCTGGCTCGGCCTCAAGACCCTCTTCGAACTCCTGAGGAACCCCAAGTTGACGGTGGGAGGAGGGCCCGCCGCCCGGGCCTTGGGCCTCGAGGTCCTGAACGGGGGCCTCTTCGGGACCCCCCTTCGCCTGGAGAAGCACCCCTTCGCCGTGGAAAACCGCTACCTCCTCTCCGCCCTCCGCCGCCTGGCCTTCGTGGACGACCCGGAGGAGAAGGCCCTCAAGCGGGTGAACTACGCCGCCCTGGACGTGGAGGAGCTGGGCTCCGTCTACGAAAGCCTCCTGGACAACGCCCCCCAGGTGGTCTGGAAGGGAGAGGGGTGGGCCCTGGAGTTCTCCAGGGGCATGGAGCGCAAGAAGACGGGGAGCTACTACACCCCTGACGGGCTGGTGGCCCTGGTCCTGGGGGAGGCCCTGGACCCGGTGGTGGAGGCGAGGCTCAAGGAGGCCGGGGAGGACCCGGAGGCCCAGGAGGAGGCCCTCCTCTCCCTCAAGGTCCTGGACCCCGCCTCGGGGAGCGGCCACTTCCTCCTAGGGGCCGCCAGGAGGCTCGGCAGGCGGCTCGCCCAGATCCGCACCGGGGAGGAGGAGCCCTCCTCCGAGGCCTACCGCCAGGCGGTGCGGGACGTGGTGCGGAACTGCCTCTACGCCGTGGACCTGAACCCCCTGGCGGTGGAGCTCTGCCGGGTGGCCCTCTGGATGGAGGCCCACGTCCCCGGCAAGCCCCTCGCCTTCCTGGACCACCGGGTGAAGGTGGGGAACAGCCTGGTGGGGGTCTTCCACCCGGGGGTCCTGGCCGGGGGGATTCCCAAGGCGGCCTACGAGCCCAAGGCCGGGGACGAGAGGGAGAGGGCCAAGGGGGCCAGGAAGGCCAACGAGATGGCCCTGAAAGGGATGCAGGACCTTTACCAAGCCGACTTTTCCCTCAGGAAGGAGGAGGAGGACTGGGCCAAGGTCCTGGAGGAGTTCGCCCGCCTTCCCGAGGACAGCGCCGAGCAGGTGGGGGCCAAGGCCCGGCTCTACGAGCGCTTGCGGGAAGGGGAGACCTTGAGGCGCCTCCACCTGGCCTCGGACCTCTGGACGGCGGCCTTCTTCCAGCCCCTCAAGGGAGAGGGGCCCTTCATCACCACGGAACACGCGTGGACGGTCCTGCGGGGTGGGGAGGTGGGCCCCGAGGTGGAGGCCCTGGCGCGGGAGCTTTCCCGAAGGCACCGATTTTTCCACTGGTGGCTAGAGTTCCCAGAGGTTATGGAGAGGGGTGGGTTTGACGTGGTCCTGGGGAACCCGCCCTGGGGGCGGCTTTTGGACGAGGCATCGGCTGCCTTTGTCCGGGCTTCCGGCAGGTTCGAGCGCACGGCGGGGAGGCGCCCCAACACGTACCAGCTCTTCTTGGAGTTGGCGTGGGGGCTTCGCCGTCCCCGAGGTAGGGTGGGCCTTTTGGTCCCCACGGGCGTTGTGGCCGATGCCTCAAGCCAGCGCTTGTTCGCTCACCTGCTCCAAAGGGGAGCGATCCGACTCGTGGCGGACTTTGAAAACCGCCTCGGGTACTTCCCCCAGGTGGACAGCCGCTTTCGCTTCGCCCTGATCGTGTTGGGGAAGGGAGGCGGGAGGGGAGATGGGAAGGGAGGAAAAGAGGGAGAGGGGGAGGGGGAAAAGAGGGTGAGGGGGAGGAGCTCCTCGTGGCCACCTTCCTGA